The nucleotide window CTGTCATTTGATGTTTTTGATTAAATAGCGCCAAAAATGTAAGAAGTACAACTCCTATTGTGGCGATCGCAGTTCCTGATGCTTGGGCAAAAATAATTACTATTTGGTAGCGAATAGCATCCACAGGACTAGCCCCAGCCAAAATTTGACCAGTCATCATTCCTGGTAGACTAACTAACCCCATCACCATCATTGAATTAATTGTAGGAATCATCCCAATTCTGATGGCTTCTCTAATTGGTTGATGAGCAGCTTCCCAACGAGTTGCACCTACAGTCAATAATGCTTCTATTTGTTCTCGACGATTAGTTAAATCCTCCATAAAACGTTCTAAAGTTAAAGAAGTTCCAGTCAAGGCATTACCCAAAATCATACCCAACAAAGGAATAAGATATTGGGGATCATACCAAGGATGTACTTGAATAATACTGCTAACAGTAAAGCCTGTAACTAAAAATGAACCACACAAAAGTGAAATAAAGTTATTCCAATAAATACTAGAAAACCGTCGGCGAGTACGA belongs to Nostoc sp. NIES-3756 and includes:
- a CDS encoding ABC transporter permease, producing MAATYISISYTQLALAALFIIINIALSLALNLGLGKSLLIASIRMVVQLLLVGYLLQWVFTLRNPLLIILLALAMTIMAGVSSVNRTRRRFSSIYWNNFISLLCGSFLVTGFTVSSIIQVHPWYDPQYLIPLLGMILGNALTGTSLTLERFMEDLTNRREQIEALLTVGATRWEAAHQPIREAIRIGMIPTINSMMVMGLVSLPGMMTGQILAGASPVDAIRYQIVIIFAQASGTAIATIGVVLLTFLALFNQKHQMTDALYSQY